A genome region from Bradyrhizobium commune includes the following:
- a CDS encoding pirin-like C-terminal cupin domain-containing protein: MTIGRRSAPGGDLIGFADDGDAIAVEAPSDATLLFGHGDPIREPVVARGPFVMNTEAESIKPIAISAQACSESRSSIAEIA; the protein is encoded by the coding sequence GTGACGATCGGCCGTCGGTCGGCGCCTGGGGGCGATCTGATAGGTTTCGCCGACGACGGCGATGCGATCGCGGTCGAAGCGCCCTCTGACGCCACTCTCCTTTTCGGCCATGGCGATCCGATCCGCGAGCCTGTCGTGGCGCGTGGGCCGTTCGTTATGAACACCGAGGCGGAATCAATCAAGCCTATAGCGATTTCCGCGCAGGCTTGTTCGGAGAGCCGCTCGTCCATCGCCGAGATCGCTTGA
- a CDS encoding DUF6644 family protein, translating to MMSQFSDLVAFFEDSGVAEAIRESDTLFPSVESVHVVAICLVVGTILTLDLRLLGFASVGRPVSRLSSAILPVTWGAFAIAATSGFLLFISNATKYLGNGYFLAKLVLICAAWLNMVIFHAISAKDMPQWDKQARPPMSARIAGLLSILLWIAVVACGRWIGFTIQVL from the coding sequence ATGATGTCGCAGTTCTCCGATCTGGTTGCCTTCTTCGAGGACTCTGGCGTCGCGGAGGCGATCCGCGAAAGCGACACGCTGTTTCCCTCCGTCGAGTCGGTGCATGTGGTCGCGATCTGCCTCGTGGTCGGCACCATCCTGACCCTCGATCTGCGGCTGCTCGGCTTCGCCTCGGTCGGGCGGCCGGTGAGCCGGCTTTCGAGCGCGATCCTGCCGGTGACGTGGGGCGCGTTCGCGATTGCGGCGACCTCGGGCTTCCTCCTGTTTATCTCCAACGCGACCAAATATCTCGGCAACGGCTATTTTCTCGCCAAGCTGGTGCTCATCTGCGCGGCGTGGCTGAACATGGTCATCTTCCATGCCATCAGCGCCAAGGACATGCCGCAATGGGACAAGCAGGCGCGGCCGCCGATGTCGGCGCGGATCGCAGGCCTGCTGTCGATCCTGCTCTGGATCGCGGTCGTTGCCTGCGGACGCTGGATCGGCTTCACCATACAGGTGCTGTGA